In Chrysoperla carnea chromosome 2, inChrCarn1.1, whole genome shotgun sequence, the following proteins share a genomic window:
- the LOC123292965 gene encoding uncharacterized protein LOC123292965: protein MSETNDYRIRRSRELSRLRINRSRNAHREMLMTSNNNSDSGSNVQLNDCKALINEETTEENNYREARYVEEREETEAEPNSEISTYGELQRVTEGVDAEADSQSESNINLESESESEEIIHRSTDSDTEEDVDNEDEEYDDVNEIRKWALQNPPIPHARLEGLLKILQKKYPKLPKCAKTFLNTSSMPYDIEHFDSNSEFVYFGIEQHLQIIINPALHESNVIELLINVDGLPLFKSSSKQFWPILCKVFNDPDVYHPFPVAIYCGNEKPADPNKYLEKFIDEVNHLQANGTHVDDQFFHVKIKAFVADRPARAFLKCIIGHTGFYSCERCEIKGIRVKNRTTYPYSWVDGQPMFNDDERTDASFRAQNNPHHHNGVSPLINTNPPIDLINQFSLDSMHLVFLGVMKKLLEYWLEGTIKNVRLSHNAKTQLSNSLVSIQNQVPHDFQRSTRSLKDVKKFKATEYQFLLLYAGPIIFKNILREEIYTHFMFLHIACRLLWSTELATSRCSHAKYFLRKFVLWAPFFYGQECLISNMHALIHLADDVSYMNCPMSRINAYPFENMLGKIKRLLHHGNRPLSQFCRRWNEMLAVMKKPEKPKSIEILRKLHPKCASDDIIVKRIMFKNCIITSEFPNNIVLLKNGSESVLQIDRMFISGGDSENNIQISGKVLEKKGSLFTSPSNSGIMKMWRISRRNWYDKTCRFIDIKQKMILFAIHNGSREKLYVMPLLH, encoded by the coding sequence ATGTCGGAGACGAACGATTATCGTATTCGGAGATCACGTGAGCTCTCACGTCTGAGAATAAATCGAAGTCGTAATGCTCATCGTGAAATGTTAATGACTTCTAACAATAACAGTGATAGTGGTTCTAATGTTCAATTAAATGATTGTAAGGCATTGATTAATGAAGAAACTAccgaagaaaataattatagagAAGCCAGGTATGTAGAAGAAAGAGAAGAAACTGAAGCTGAACCAAATTCAGAAATTAGTACGTATGGAGAACTGCAACGCGTAACAGAGGGAGTGGATGCAGAGGCTGACTCACAGTCAGAGTCTAATATAAATTTGGAGTCTGAATCAGAATCTGAAGAAATAATTCATCGATCAACAGATTCTGATACAGAGGAGGACGTAGATAATGAAGATGAAGAATACGACGATGTTAATGAAATCCGCAAATGGGCACTGCAAAATCCCCCTATACCCCATGCTCGCCTTGAAGGATTATTAAAGATCTTACAAAAGAAGTATCCAAAATTACCAAAATGTGCAAAGACTTTTCTAAATACATCGTCAATGCCGTACGATATAGAGCATTTTGATAGTAATAGTGAATTTGTGTACTTTGGAATTGAACAACatcttcaaataataattaacccAGCTTTACACGAGTCCAACGTTATTGAGTTACTTATCAATGTTGATGGATTACCACTTTTCAAATCGAGCTCCAAACAGTTCTGGCCAATATTGTGCAAAGTGTTTAATGATCCAGATGTTTATCACCCATTTCCAGTGGCAATTTATTGCGGTAATGAAAAACCAGCTGACCCCAATaagtatttagaaaaatttatcgaCGAAGTAAATCATCTACAAGCAAACGGGACACACGTTGATGATCAATTCtttcatgttaaaattaaagccTTTGTAGCTGATAGACCAGCACGTGCGTTTTTAAAATGCATAATTGGCCATACAGGCTTCTACAGTTGCGAGAGGTGTGAAATCAAAGGTATTCGAGTAAAGAATCGAACAACTTATCCATATTCCTGGGTAGACGGCCAGCCCATGTTCAATGATGATGAAAGAACTGATGCATCTTTTCGTGCTCAAAACAATCCTCATCACCATAATGGAGTAAGTCCATTGATTAACACTAATCCTCCAATTGATTTGATTAATCAATTTTCTTTGGATTCAATGCATCTAGTTTTCCTGGGCGTGATGAAAAAACTTTTGGAGTATTGGCTAGAGGGAACTATCAAGAATGTAAGATTAAGTCATAATGCTAAAACGCAACTATCCAATTCACTGGTATCAATACAAAATCAAGTACCTCATGATTTCCAGAGATCAACGAGATCGCTAAaagatgtcaaaaaatttaaagctaCAGAATATCAGTTTCTTCTGTTATATGCTGGacctataattttcaaaaacattctcCGAGAAGAAATTTATActcattttatgtttttacataTCGCCTGTCGATTATTGTGGTCGACTGAACTTGCCACAAGTAGATGTAGTCAtgcaaaatatttcttgagaaaatttgttttgtggGCACCATTTTTCTACGGACAAGAGTGTCTAATTAGTAATATGCATGCTCTTATTCACCTTGCCGATGATGTTAGCTACATGAATTGTCCGATGTCTAGAATAAATGCTTATCCATTCGAAAATATGctaggaaaaataaaaagattactTCATCATGGAAATAGGCCATTATCACAATTTTGTCGTCGGTGGAACGAAATGTTGGCTGTTATGAAGAAACCAGAAAAACCAAAATCTATTGAAATATTACGGAAACTGCATCCTAAGTGCGCTAGTGATGATATTATTGTAAAACGAATTATGTTTAAGAACTGTATTATTACAAGTGAATTCCCAAACAATATCGTTTTGCTGAAGAATGGCAGTGAAAGTGTGCTACAAATTGATAGAATGTTTATAAGTGGTGGTGATAGTGAAAACAACATACAAATCTCAGGCAAAGTCCTCGAAAAAAAAGGATCACTTTTTACAAGCCCATCTAATTCTGGAATAATGAAGATGTGGCGTATTTCAAGAAGAAATTGGTATGACAAAACATGCAGATTTATAGACATTAaacagaaaatgattttatttgctATTCATAACGGAAGTCGTGAAAAACTATATGTCATGCCTCTGTTgcattga
- the LOC123292966 gene encoding uncharacterized protein LOC123292966 → MDYKYRLVIFTESKKEELEIDIVPTSWFDFDGDHDVLKCRFMPKKKDDDPYDKEELDLLTRMIINCDDPLPSWPLFSVEVRGRARSYEDALMKVTILEKKPYAFSTDSEVKAKEKAQQDEKILKFKTASVKQKLKENIRDVMVDLEDIEHSESTLSTLSNSGNNVRKTTSRKNKYTTQKNSDGIKYSTKKQAKKFTFNNSDDSASISSYEEEGAGTKFKPFLSPSKNPSNKGKISKKLTFKKQYNDTLAEKKVSSDDSSPSTIQEDRDFTKSKIHSTKNSSNIPTEQIHSTKKPEGGNAFEHYLLDMFEDFVKTYGRAQREMQSKIVDLSLAMQEVKDAVMCRDLAQQFTTTKAVQGKKVLKDFAFYQYLKEAMSTIFKEDDGGILNDNTFKGAVKSVMNNVKDWDGQGSVRKQASKK, encoded by the exons atGGACTACAAGTATCGGTTGGTGATTTTTACCGAAAGTAAGAAAGAAGAATTAGAAATTGATATTGTGCCAACGTCATGGTTCGATTTTGATGGTGACCATGATGTGTTAAAATGTCGATTcatgccaaaaaaaaaagacgaCGATCCATATGATAAAGAAGAATTGGATTTATTGACCCGGATGATCATCAATTGTGATGATCCATTGCCTAGCTGGCCTTTGTTTAGTGTCGAAGTGCGAGGAAGGGcac GTTCATATGAAGATGCTTTAATGAAAGTAAcgattttagagaaaaaaccGTATGCATTTTCGACCGATAGTGAAGTAAAGGCTAAAGAAAAAGCTCAACAAgatgagaaaattttaaaattcaaaacggCGTCAGTTAAACAAAAACTGAAAGAAAATATTCGTGACGTCATGGTTGATTTAGAGGATATTGAACACAGCGAAT CTACTTTATCGACACTTTCGAATAGTGGCAACAACGTACGCAAAACCACTTCCAggaaaaacaaatatacaacacaaaaaaattccGATGGCATTAAGTATAGTACAAAAAAACAGGCtaaaaaattcactttcaatAATTCTGACGATTCTGCTAGTATCAGTTCATATGAAGAAGAGGGGGCTGGTACgaaatttaaaccatttttatcaCCATCAAAAAATCCATCTAATAAaggcaaaatttcaaaaaaattaacttttaaaaaacaatataatgatACATTGGCAGAGAAAAAAGTTTCTTCTGATGATAGTAGTCCTTCTACAATTCAAGAAGACCGAGATTTTACAAAATCTAAAATACATTCAACGAAAAATTCATCTAATATACCTACAGAACAAATACATAGTACTAAAAAACCGGAAGGTGGAAATGCTTTTGAAC attaTTTATTGGATATGTTTGAGGATTTTGTTAAGACGTATGGCCGAGCGCAGCGAGAAATGCAgtcaaaaattgttgatttaagTTTGGCTATGCAAGAAGTGAAGGATGCAGTCATGTGTCGAGATTTAGCTCAACAATTCACCACAACAAAAGCAGTTCAAGGCAAAAAAGTTTTGAAGGATTTTGCATTCTACCAATATTTAAAag aGGCAATGTCTACAATATTCAAGGAAGATGATGGTGGAATTCTGAATGACAATACATTCAAAGGAGCAGTGAAATCGGTGATGAACAATGTTAAAGATTGGGATGGTCAGGGTAGCGTGCGGAAACAAGcctctaaaaaataa